Proteins encoded together in one Hevea brasiliensis isolate MT/VB/25A 57/8 chromosome 16, ASM3005281v1, whole genome shotgun sequence window:
- the LOC110648964 gene encoding protein DOWNSTREAM OF FLC, protein MARSLFLLALCTLPALVSAARPQRNPFEVEGRVFCDTCRAGFETPKTTYIAGAKVKVECKDRKTMDLVYSKEGTTDSTGTYKIYVDEDHQDQLCDAMLVSSPIKDCKSPSSGRDRARVILTSYNGIASNKRFANAMGFMKEEAMSGCAELLRQYQEYED, encoded by the exons ATGGCTCGATCACTGTTTTTGCTCGCCCTCTGCACTCTTCCGGCACTTGTGAGCGCCGCTCGCCCCCAAAGAAACCCATTTGAAGTGGAGGGTCGTGTGTTCTGTGACACTTGCCGCGCTGGTTTCGAGACCCCCAAAACCACCTACATCGCTG GTGCTAAGGTTAAAGTGGAATGCAAGGACAGGAAGACCATGGATCTTGTATACAGCAAGGAAGGAACAACCGATTCAACAGGAACATATAAAATCTATGTTGATGAGGATCATCAGGATCAGCTGTGCGATGCTATGCTAGTTAGCAGCCCCATCAAGGACTGCAAATCACCATCATCAGGGCGTGATCGTGCACGTGTTATCTTGACCAGTTACAATGGCATTGCATCAAACAAACGTTTCGCCAATGCTATGGGTTTCATGAAGGAGGAGGCCATGTCTGGTTGCGCTGAGCTTCTCAGGCAATACCAGGAGTATGAAGATTAG